In Stenotrophomonas sp. 610A2, one DNA window encodes the following:
- a CDS encoding M23 family metallopeptidase: MTFKKIVIKTREQKAKTPLSRVQMFFEDRPQALLGSVLGLGCLMGVALSFAIGMAGDAALQSKVDHQEQELAKVRADAQTQVNALAARLGELQAQATRLNALGERLTQMGKLEDGEFDFQETPGMGEGEPGPTQDIPVSAVNSDLQVLEQRFAASGKQLSVMESLLFDHQLEQNAVPSRMPIRNTYVTSSFGGRADPFGRGVGNHKGMDFHARVGDPVLAVADGVVSFSGVKGGYGNVVEIDHGNGYKTLYAHNSRLTVREGGLVRAGQEVAKAGSTGRSTGAHVHFEVWQNGVVMNPRKFLGEGGNTPVGRVSRG; encoded by the coding sequence ATGACATTTAAAAAGATCGTAATCAAAACGCGTGAACAGAAGGCCAAGACGCCGCTTTCACGCGTTCAGATGTTCTTCGAGGATCGTCCTCAAGCCCTGTTGGGTAGCGTACTTGGCCTTGGCTGCCTGATGGGCGTGGCCCTGAGCTTCGCCATCGGCATGGCCGGCGACGCGGCGCTGCAGTCCAAGGTTGACCACCAGGAGCAGGAGCTGGCCAAGGTTCGCGCCGATGCGCAGACCCAGGTCAACGCACTGGCCGCCCGCCTCGGCGAGCTGCAGGCGCAGGCGACCCGGCTCAATGCGCTGGGTGAGCGCCTGACCCAGATGGGCAAGCTGGAAGACGGCGAGTTCGACTTCCAGGAAACCCCGGGTATGGGTGAAGGCGAGCCCGGCCCGACCCAGGATATCCCGGTCAGCGCGGTAAACAGTGACTTACAGGTGCTGGAGCAGCGTTTCGCTGCTTCAGGCAAGCAGTTGTCGGTGATGGAATCGCTGCTGTTCGACCACCAGCTCGAGCAGAACGCCGTGCCCTCGCGCATGCCGATCCGCAACACCTACGTCACCTCCAGCTTCGGTGGCCGTGCTGACCCGTTCGGCCGCGGTGTGGGCAATCACAAGGGCATGGACTTCCACGCCCGCGTTGGCGACCCGGTATTGGCCGTTGCCGATGGCGTGGTCAGCTTCTCCGGGGTCAAGGGCGGTTACGGCAATGTGGTCGAGATTGACCACGGCAATGGATACAAGACCCTGTACGCACACAATTCGCGCTTGACCGTGCGTGAAGGTGGCCTGGTCCGTGCCGGTCAGGAAGTGGCCAAGGCCGGCTCCACTGGCCGTTCCACCGGTGCCCACGTCCATTTCGAGGTCTGGCAGAACGGCGTGGTGATGAATCCGCGCAAATTCCTCGGCGAGGGTGGCAATACGCCGGTTGGCCGGGTCAGCCGCGGCTGA
- a CDS encoding DciA family protein — translation MSEPKSSVRSRSAPKQALEAAMADKAGNPLRRALWLDAMDRQLRPHLPPALANRCRLANVDGEHLVFLVESPVWHAKVRLAEDQLLDAARSIGLTATRVTVKTATASAHSPVRNDQRSTAVSETTHKGLRDALAALQDVKSTKS, via the coding sequence ATGTCAGAGCCGAAATCCAGTGTTCGTTCCCGTTCCGCGCCCAAACAGGCGCTGGAAGCGGCGATGGCGGACAAAGCAGGTAATCCGCTGCGCCGAGCCCTGTGGCTCGATGCGATGGACCGGCAATTGCGCCCCCATTTGCCGCCGGCGCTGGCAAACCGTTGCCGGTTGGCCAATGTGGACGGCGAACACCTCGTTTTTCTCGTCGAATCGCCGGTGTGGCACGCCAAAGTAAGGCTTGCCGAAGACCAGCTGCTCGACGCGGCCCGATCCATCGGGCTGACGGCCACCCGGGTGACCGTCAAGACTGCGACTGCGTCTGCGCACTCCCCAGTGCGAAACGATCAACGCAGCACAGCAGTAAGCGAAACCACGCACAAAGGACTGCGCGACGCCTTGGCTGCCCTGCAGGATGTGAAATCAACAAAGTCCTGA
- a CDS encoding ribosomal maturation YjgA family protein, translating to MQTGADAVPLAAKRGGLFAISGWHVLLALLVFVVEVIIATRLPHVSWIRAYLGDVLVVILLYAMIRSVLRINDHLVLLFVFVFACGIEFAQYFHVAERLGYVRGDVMYTVIGNTFSWGDIICYAVGCAATGLIVLLTRMFGRIHR from the coding sequence ATGCAAACTGGCGCTGATGCTGTGCCGCTCGCCGCGAAGCGAGGCGGTCTGTTCGCAATCAGTGGCTGGCATGTGCTGCTGGCGCTTCTGGTGTTCGTCGTTGAGGTGATCATCGCTACACGCCTGCCGCATGTGTCGTGGATACGTGCCTACCTTGGTGATGTGCTGGTGGTGATCCTGCTTTACGCAATGATCCGCAGCGTACTGCGCATCAATGATCATCTGGTTCTGCTGTTTGTGTTCGTGTTCGCTTGCGGCATCGAGTTTGCACAGTATTTCCATGTCGCTGAGCGGCTTGGCTACGTGCGTGGTGATGTCATGTACACGGTGATAGGCAATACGTTCTCGTGGGGCGACATCATTTGTTACGCAGTTGGCTGTGCGGCAACAGGGCTTATCGTGCTGCTAACGCGCATGTTTGGCCGTATTCATCGCTGA
- the secA gene encoding preprotein translocase subunit SecA: protein MINSLLTRVFGSRNERQLRQLNRIVAKINALEPETQKLSDDQLKAKTTEFRERIAAGEALDKVLPEAFAVCREASLRVLGMRHYDVQLIGGMVLHLGKIAEMRTGEGKTLVATLPVYLNALEGKGVHVVTVNDYLARRDSAQMGKLYNWLGLSVGVVYPGMPHGDKRAAYDADITYGTNNEFGFDYLRDNMALTRADRFQRGLHYAIVDEVDSILIDEARTPLIISGPADDSPELYIRVNRVVPGLIKQETEEGEGDYWVDEKGKQVFLSEAGMEHAEELLREAGIIGADNDNGLYAAQNLTVVHHLNAALRAHAIYQRDVDYIVRDGEVVIVDEFTGRTLAGRRWSDGLHQAVEAKEGVPVQRENQTLASITFQNLFRMYKKLSGMTGTADTEAFEFQSIYGLEVLVIPTNKPTVRKDYPDQVFLNRKGKFNAVLADIEECAKRGQPVLVGTTSIETSEMLSEHLRKAGVQHEVLNAKQHDREATIVANAGRPGSVTIATNMAGRGTDIVLGGSLETELHELGEEISDEQKAAVKAAWQERHEAVKTAGGLHIVGTERHESRRIDNQLRGRSGRQGDPGSSRFYLSLEDNLMRIFASDWVQKAMRMMGMKEDDVIEDRMVSRQIEKAQRKVEAHNFDIRKNLLDFDDVNNDQRKVIYGQRDELLDAESVKENIDGIRGDVIYDLVTRFVPPNSVDEQWDLQGLQATLEGELGVQMDVIGLVKAHEELDAEAIAQKVIDFMDAHFEQKEAAVGAETMRALEKHVMLTVLDQSWKEHLARMDYLRQGIYLRGYAQKQPKQEYKKEAFELFSEMLENVKREVITMLSRVRVRSEEEVAAMEQLERQQAEARLQMSQFQHQDNGGYSADEEAAEVLDEANAPKVGRNDPCPCGSGKKYKHCHGQLN from the coding sequence ATGATCAACAGCCTGCTTACCCGCGTTTTTGGCAGCCGTAACGAGCGCCAGCTTCGCCAGCTCAACCGTATCGTCGCCAAGATCAATGCCTTGGAGCCGGAGACCCAGAAGCTCTCCGACGACCAGCTCAAAGCCAAAACCACCGAGTTCCGTGAGCGCATCGCCGCCGGCGAAGCCCTGGACAAGGTGCTGCCGGAAGCCTTTGCGGTCTGCCGCGAGGCCTCCCTGCGCGTGCTGGGCATGCGTCATTACGACGTCCAGCTGATCGGCGGCATGGTCCTGCACCTGGGCAAGATCGCGGAAATGCGCACCGGTGAAGGCAAGACCCTGGTGGCAACGCTGCCGGTCTACCTCAACGCGCTGGAAGGCAAGGGCGTGCACGTGGTCACGGTCAATGACTACCTGGCCCGCCGCGACTCGGCGCAGATGGGCAAGCTGTACAACTGGCTGGGCCTGAGCGTTGGCGTGGTCTACCCGGGCATGCCGCATGGTGACAAGCGTGCTGCCTATGACGCCGACATCACCTACGGCACCAACAACGAATTCGGCTTCGACTACCTGCGCGACAACATGGCGCTGACCCGCGCCGACCGTTTCCAGCGCGGCCTGCATTACGCCATCGTCGACGAAGTCGACTCCATTCTGATCGATGAGGCGCGTACCCCGCTGATCATCTCCGGTCCGGCCGACGATTCCCCCGAGCTGTACATCCGCGTCAACCGCGTGGTGCCGGGCCTGATCAAGCAGGAAACCGAAGAAGGCGAGGGCGATTACTGGGTCGACGAGAAGGGCAAGCAGGTATTCCTGTCCGAAGCCGGCATGGAACACGCTGAAGAGCTGCTGCGCGAAGCCGGCATCATCGGTGCCGACAATGACAACGGCCTGTACGCCGCGCAGAACCTGACCGTCGTCCACCACCTCAACGCCGCCCTGCGCGCGCACGCCATCTACCAGCGCGATGTGGACTACATCGTGCGCGATGGCGAAGTGGTCATCGTCGATGAATTCACCGGCCGTACGCTGGCTGGCCGTCGCTGGTCCGACGGCCTGCACCAGGCGGTGGAAGCGAAGGAAGGCGTGCCGGTACAGCGTGAGAACCAGACGCTGGCCAGCATCACCTTCCAGAACCTGTTCCGCATGTACAAGAAGCTGTCCGGCATGACCGGTACGGCCGATACCGAAGCGTTCGAGTTCCAGAGCATCTATGGCCTGGAAGTGCTGGTCATCCCGACCAACAAGCCGACCGTGCGCAAGGACTACCCGGACCAGGTGTTCCTCAACCGCAAGGGCAAGTTCAACGCGGTGCTGGCGGACATTGAAGAATGCGCCAAGCGCGGCCAGCCGGTGCTGGTGGGTACGACCTCGATCGAAACCTCGGAAATGCTGTCCGAGCACCTGCGCAAGGCCGGCGTGCAGCACGAAGTGCTCAACGCCAAGCAGCATGACCGCGAAGCGACCATCGTCGCCAACGCCGGTCGTCCGGGCTCGGTCACCATCGCCACCAACATGGCCGGTCGTGGTACCGACATCGTGCTCGGCGGCTCGCTGGAGACCGAACTGCACGAGCTGGGCGAAGAGATCAGCGACGAGCAGAAGGCCGCAGTGAAGGCTGCATGGCAGGAGCGTCACGAAGCGGTCAAGACCGCTGGCGGCCTGCACATCGTCGGCACCGAGCGCCACGAATCGCGTCGTATCGACAACCAGCTGCGTGGCCGTTCGGGCCGTCAGGGTGACCCGGGTTCGTCCCGTTTCTACCTGTCGCTGGAAGACAACCTGATGCGCATCTTCGCCTCTGACTGGGTGCAGAAGGCGATGCGCATGATGGGCATGAAGGAAGACGACGTCATCGAAGACCGCATGGTCAGCCGGCAGATCGAGAAGGCACAGCGCAAGGTTGAAGCGCACAACTTCGACATCCGCAAGAACCTGCTCGACTTCGACGACGTCAACAATGATCAGCGCAAGGTGATCTACGGCCAGCGCGACGAGCTGCTGGACGCAGAGTCGGTGAAGGAAAACATCGACGGCATCCGCGGCGACGTGATCTATGACCTGGTGACCCGCTTCGTGCCGCCGAACTCGGTGGACGAACAGTGGGACCTGCAGGGCCTGCAGGCCACGCTGGAAGGCGAGCTGGGCGTGCAGATGGACGTGATCGGCCTGGTCAAGGCGCACGAAGAACTCGATGCCGAGGCGATCGCGCAGAAGGTCATCGACTTCATGGACGCGCACTTCGAGCAGAAGGAAGCAGCGGTTGGTGCCGAGACCATGCGCGCACTGGAGAAGCACGTGATGTTGACCGTGCTCGACCAGAGCTGGAAGGAGCACCTGGCGCGCATGGATTATCTGCGCCAGGGCATCTACCTGCGTGGTTACGCGCAGAAGCAGCCCAAGCAGGAGTACAAGAAGGAGGCCTTCGAGCTGTTCTCGGAAATGCTGGAGAACGTCAAGCGCGAAGTGATCACCATGCTGTCGCGCGTGCGCGTGCGCAGCGAGGAAGAAGTGGCGGCAATGGAACAGCTGGAGCGCCAGCAGGCCGAAGCACGCCTGCAGATGTCGCAGTTCCAGCACCAGGACAACGGCGGCTACAGCGCCGACGAAGAGGCGGCGGAAGTGCTCGACGAGGCCAACGCGCCCAAGGTCGGCCGCAACGACCCCTGTCCCTGCGGAAGTGGCAAGAAGTACAAGCACTGCCACGGTCAACTGAACTAA
- a CDS encoding Nudix family hydrolase — MTSPSRSIHVVAAVITDARGRILLNRRTGDSDMAGLWEFPGGKREPGETSEQALARELREELGIEAEIGEWVMDVPQIYPDKRLRLEVRTVRQWKGTARGREGQAITWVTPDKLSRYSMPPADLPVVAALRQPCHYLVTPEPTEGDEAWLASIEAAIAGGIRRIQLRTPLAPNREALARTVVERFGKQVEVLINRDIALAKALGVGVHLGSEQVVQLQARPLPETSLVAASCHDLAQLQAAQQLGCDFAVLGPVRATATHPEAAGLGWGAFVELRERVSLPIYAIGGMAAADVETARRHGALGVAAIRSLWPRA; from the coding sequence ATGACATCCCCTTCACGCTCGATCCACGTCGTGGCCGCCGTCATCACCGACGCGCGTGGCCGCATCCTGCTCAACCGGCGTACCGGCGATAGCGACATGGCCGGTCTCTGGGAGTTCCCCGGCGGCAAGCGCGAGCCGGGCGAGACCTCGGAGCAGGCGCTGGCACGTGAACTGCGCGAGGAGCTTGGCATCGAGGCTGAGATCGGCGAGTGGGTGATGGACGTGCCGCAGATCTACCCGGACAAGCGCCTGCGCCTGGAAGTACGCACTGTGCGCCAGTGGAAAGGCACGGCGCGTGGGCGCGAAGGCCAGGCCATCACCTGGGTTACCCCGGACAAGCTGTCGCGCTATTCGATGCCGCCGGCCGATCTGCCGGTGGTGGCGGCCTTGCGCCAACCCTGCCACTACCTGGTCACGCCTGAGCCGACCGAGGGCGATGAGGCTTGGCTGGCGTCGATCGAGGCCGCCATTGCCGGTGGCATCCGCCGCATCCAGCTGCGCACCCCTCTGGCGCCGAACCGCGAGGCCTTGGCCAGAACCGTGGTCGAGCGCTTCGGCAAGCAGGTGGAAGTACTGATCAACCGCGACATCGCCCTGGCCAAGGCGCTGGGCGTTGGCGTGCACCTGGGCAGCGAGCAGGTGGTGCAACTGCAGGCGCGGCCGTTGCCGGAGACATCGCTGGTAGCCGCGTCCTGCCACGACCTTGCACAGCTGCAGGCGGCACAACAGCTGGGCTGTGATTTCGCAGTGCTGGGGCCAGTGCGGGCAACCGCTACCCATCCAGAGGCCGCGGGTCTTGGCTGGGGCGCATTCGTTGAACTGCGCGAGCGGGTATCGCTGCCGATCTATGCAATCGGCGGGATGGCGGCTGCTGATGTCGAGACCGCACGCAGGCATGGTGCTCTGGGCGTGGCCGCGATTCGCTCGCTGTGGCCGCGGGCCTGA
- a CDS encoding DUF4124 domain-containing protein — protein sequence MANRYPWPMRLLLLLLLTFPALAVFDARAQQINRCTNAQGQTVYGDKPCEVMGARARLLPNPRAVGGSGLYRDSCARRLSELVAQIQSAADARDPNRLSGIYLWNGLSSAAATRVMDRLDEIVQRPLIDIAPVFPEEPAYVPAPTEPFTYTDGTPIDHTQASTTYPDVHVISNAPTGPRRPIALRLEQTLPRSATPTRTILHLRRQYNCFWITL from the coding sequence ATGGCCAACCGCTACCCTTGGCCGATGCGCCTGCTGTTACTCCTGTTGCTGACCTTTCCCGCCCTGGCGGTGTTCGACGCGCGTGCGCAACAGATCAACCGTTGCACCAATGCGCAGGGGCAAACCGTCTACGGTGACAAGCCCTGCGAAGTGATGGGCGCACGCGCGCGACTGCTGCCCAATCCGCGTGCGGTCGGCGGCAGTGGTTTGTACCGCGACAGCTGCGCACGACGGCTCAGCGAACTGGTCGCGCAGATCCAATCGGCGGCCGATGCGCGCGATCCCAATCGACTCTCCGGCATCTATCTGTGGAACGGGCTTTCCAGCGCCGCCGCTACCCGGGTCATGGATAGGCTGGATGAAATCGTGCAGCGTCCGCTGATCGACATCGCGCCGGTATTTCCCGAAGAGCCGGCTTACGTTCCCGCGCCGACCGAACCGTTCACCTATACCGACGGAACACCGATCGATCACACGCAGGCAAGCACTACGTATCCCGACGTGCACGTCATCAGCAATGCTCCAACTGGCCCACGGCGCCCCATCGCGTTGCGACTGGAGCAGACCTTGCCACGCAGCGCCACGCCAACGCGGACCATCCTGCACCTGCGCCGCCAATACAACTGCTTCTGGATCACGCTGTAA
- the metF gene encoding methylenetetrahydrofolate reductase [NAD(P)H]: MTALSFEFYPPKTDDQRAQLDRTAAKLKSHAPEYVSCTFGAGGSTLSYTSETVRHLNQHHGLQAAPHLSCVGGTREEIRELLKLYRAIGVKRIVALRGDLPSGMGFPGDLRYASELIAFIRAEHGDAFRIEVGAYPETHPQASDALTDLRHFKTKIDAGADAAITQYFYNADAYFHFLDAARKLGVEVPIIPGIMPISNFSQLRRFSEQCGAEIPRWVSKRMQAYGDDAEAVREFGADVVAGLCERLIAGGAPSLHFYTLNLAKPTNAVLERIGRS; encoded by the coding sequence ATGACCGCGCTCAGTTTCGAGTTCTACCCGCCCAAGACCGATGACCAGCGCGCCCAGCTGGACCGTACCGCCGCCAAGCTCAAGAGCCATGCGCCGGAATACGTGTCGTGCACCTTTGGGGCCGGCGGCTCGACCCTGAGCTATACCTCCGAGACCGTGCGCCACCTCAACCAGCACCACGGCCTGCAGGCGGCGCCACACCTGTCCTGCGTCGGTGGCACCCGCGAGGAAATCCGTGAGCTGCTCAAGCTCTACCGTGCCATTGGCGTAAAGCGCATCGTCGCCCTGCGTGGCGACCTGCCCTCGGGCATGGGTTTCCCGGGCGACCTGCGCTATGCGTCCGAGCTCATCGCCTTCATCCGCGCCGAGCATGGCGACGCCTTCCGCATCGAAGTAGGCGCCTATCCGGAAACCCACCCGCAGGCCAGCGACGCACTCACCGATCTACGCCATTTCAAGACCAAGATCGATGCCGGTGCCGATGCCGCCATCACCCAGTACTTCTACAACGCCGACGCCTACTTCCACTTCCTCGATGCGGCACGCAAGCTGGGCGTGGAGGTGCCGATCATTCCCGGCATCATGCCGATCTCCAACTTCAGCCAGCTGCGCCGTTTCTCCGAACAGTGTGGCGCCGAGATTCCGCGCTGGGTCAGCAAGCGCATGCAGGCCTACGGCGACGACGCTGAAGCTGTCCGTGAATTCGGTGCCGATGTCGTCGCCGGGTTGTGCGAGCGACTGATCGCAGGTGGCGCACCGTCGCTGCACTTCTACACGCTGAATCTGGCCAAGCCGACCAATGCCGTGCTGGAGCGCATTGGCCGAAGCTGA
- a CDS encoding DUF3228 family protein has protein sequence MSIYLTPFARTRLFPRTPRANTIQDCSAEEFEQYLNAHAADKVLDGYAPFCKLHVYKNWTSTRCLTVPVTEQNRHLLRSGYEARSREELPVLVRWFEGVEPAVAEYLVVILYSREQLQKEGSPIDADWGVVGCLYTATAEEIPMAPITMMRNALGVEEGGSGVPIDRAAYARAVEFWGANANWR, from the coding sequence ATGTCCATCTACTTGACGCCGTTTGCACGTACCCGCCTGTTCCCGCGCACGCCGCGCGCCAATACCATCCAGGACTGCAGCGCCGAGGAATTCGAGCAGTACTTGAACGCGCATGCCGCTGACAAGGTGCTCGATGGCTATGCACCGTTCTGCAAGTTGCATGTCTACAAAAACTGGACCAGCACCCGCTGCCTGACGGTGCCGGTCACCGAGCAGAACCGGCACTTGCTGCGTTCGGGTTACGAGGCGCGCAGCCGCGAGGAGCTGCCGGTACTGGTGCGCTGGTTTGAAGGCGTTGAGCCGGCCGTGGCCGAGTACCTGGTGGTCATCCTCTACAGTCGCGAACAGCTGCAGAAAGAGGGTTCACCCATCGATGCCGATTGGGGCGTGGTGGGCTGCCTGTACACCGCCACTGCCGAAGAAATTCCGATGGCGCCCATTACCATGATGCGCAATGCCTTGGGTGTTGAAGAAGGCGGCTCGGGCGTGCCGATTGACCGTGCGGCTTATGCGCGTGCCGTGGAGTTCTGGGGTGCCAATGCAAACTGGCGCTGA
- a CDS encoding APC family permease → MTASSAIRRDVGPIALMLTGLGSIIGSGWLFGAWRAAGLAGPGAIWAWVLGAAIILTIALTYAELGAMFPESGGMVRYSHYSHGSLVGFIAAWANWIAIVSVIPVEAEASVQYMASWPWQWAQDMYVQQPGGMGELSHAGLLIAAVLVVVYFLINFWSVKLFAHSNSAITIFKLVVPALTGVALIASGFHGENFSVGLKGPGTPILDFSAILTAIATAGIVFSFNGFQSPVNLAGEARNPGRSIPFAVVGSIVLAAVIYVLLQVAYIGAVPSQMLAEHGWHGIDFRSPFAQLALILNLHWLAMLLYVDAFVSPSGTGMTYTATTARMIYGMQQNGTAPKVLGNIHPRWGVPRPAMWLNLAVSFLFLFFFRGWGTLAAVISVATVISYMTGPISVMSLRRTAPNLHRPLRVVALPILAGVAFVMATELLYWARWPLTGEIILLMVVALPVYIYYQRKIGWHDFSRQLKGAMWLICYLPLLALVSWAGSTAFGGAGYLSYGWDLLLVAAIGVVFYLWGVNSGWRTPSMDVAEHEAQAQA, encoded by the coding sequence ATGACCGCATCCAGCGCCATCCGCCGCGACGTCGGCCCCATAGCCCTGATGCTTACCGGCCTGGGTTCCATCATCGGCTCAGGCTGGCTGTTCGGTGCCTGGCGCGCCGCTGGCCTGGCGGGGCCCGGCGCGATCTGGGCCTGGGTGCTGGGCGCGGCCATCATCCTCACCATCGCACTTACCTATGCCGAGCTCGGCGCGATGTTCCCCGAATCTGGTGGCATGGTCCGCTACAGCCATTACTCGCACGGTTCGCTGGTCGGCTTCATCGCCGCCTGGGCCAACTGGATCGCCATCGTCTCGGTGATCCCGGTCGAGGCGGAAGCGTCTGTGCAGTACATGGCATCGTGGCCATGGCAGTGGGCGCAGGACATGTACGTGCAGCAGCCGGGCGGAATGGGCGAACTCAGTCATGCCGGCCTGCTGATCGCAGCGGTGCTGGTGGTCGTCTACTTCCTGATCAACTTCTGGAGCGTGAAGCTGTTCGCGCACTCCAACAGTGCCATCACCATCTTCAAGCTGGTCGTGCCGGCGCTTACCGGCGTGGCCTTGATCGCCAGTGGTTTCCATGGCGAGAATTTCTCGGTCGGTTTGAAAGGGCCGGGCACGCCGATCCTGGATTTCTCCGCGATCCTTACTGCCATTGCTACCGCCGGCATTGTTTTCAGCTTCAACGGTTTCCAGAGCCCGGTGAATCTTGCGGGTGAAGCGCGCAATCCCGGCCGCAGCATTCCCTTCGCTGTGGTCGGTTCCATCGTGCTCGCAGCGGTGATCTACGTGTTGCTGCAGGTTGCCTACATCGGCGCGGTGCCGAGCCAGATGCTGGCCGAGCACGGTTGGCATGGCATCGATTTCCGTTCGCCCTTTGCCCAGTTGGCCTTGATCCTCAACCTGCATTGGCTGGCGATGCTGTTGTACGTGGATGCCTTCGTCAGCCCCAGCGGCACCGGCATGACCTATACCGCAACCACCGCGCGCATGATCTACGGCATGCAGCAGAACGGCACCGCGCCCAAGGTACTGGGCAACATCCATCCGCGCTGGGGCGTGCCGCGGCCGGCGATGTGGTTGAACCTGGCGGTGTCCTTCCTGTTCCTGTTCTTCTTCCGTGGCTGGGGCACGCTGGCGGCGGTGATTTCGGTGGCTACCGTCATCTCCTATATGACGGGGCCGATCAGCGTGATGTCGCTGCGCCGCACTGCGCCGAACCTGCATCGCCCATTGCGGGTAGTAGCGCTGCCGATACTGGCAGGTGTGGCCTTCGTGATGGCCACCGAGCTGCTGTATTGGGCGCGCTGGCCGCTGACCGGCGAAATCATCCTGCTGATGGTTGTCGCCTTGCCGGTGTACATCTACTACCAGCGCAAGATTGGTTGGCATGATTTCTCGCGCCAGCTGAAAGGTGCGATGTGGTTGATCTGCTATCTGCCACTGTTGGCATTGGTGTCGTGGGCGGGCAGTACTGCCTTCGGCGGCGCTGGCTACCTGAGCTATGGCTGGGATCTGCTGCTGGTGGCTGCAATTGGTGTCGTGTTCTATCTATGGGGCGTGAACTCCGGTTGGCGCACGCCATCGATGGATGTGGCCGAACACGAGGCACAGGCGCAGGCCTGA